Sequence from the Polypterus senegalus isolate Bchr_013 chromosome 3, ASM1683550v1, whole genome shotgun sequence genome:
CCAATGTGGTCTGAAACAAGGctgttaaaaatgttaatggCTACTGACAGGTTGAACAGAGAAAAGAAGCAGATGTGGGGGTAAACGCACAAAAGCACAGCACTGAACCTGGCCCAGAAAGCACCCCAATTAAACACCACCGATTCTGCATTTGCCCTGAGGTGCGTGACTCATTCTCAGGCCTCCAGTCAGCACTCTGCAGGTTTCTCTTCTCCAATACACTGCAGTTTCACCTAGCATTGTCATTAGAAGACGAGCCGTGTAAAGGCACTGCAGTATCTAATCCTCAGGCAAATTGAATTCATTAATTAAATTGCTACAAATTCTGGAAGTGGGCCCAGTGCAGCCACGTTGTCCACCGTGTATGTTTGCGCTCCTGTTATTCTGCCGTTATGTCAACTGCCTGCCAAAATGACCCTAACCTTGTGCTACTCACTTGATGCAATACACACATTTGAACCCGTGTGAAAACTCAGAAACAATCTTGTAATTGGTCACAGTGTTTCACTTGGGGACACCACTCCAGCACTGGAGAGTGGTGAGACTTTAGCAACTACTGATCCTTAAATGTGAAAAGGTTTTTGTCTGAAACTTGCTGACATTGCCTTTAGGCAACAGAAGATCTGCTCCCGCATCCCTACAGCAAATCCTCGCCCTTTCAATAATTTAACATATGCAAAGCAAACACAGCATGCTGCACTCCTGCTTATTAAAACAAGTTAGAAGTGGTTGGCACGGTGGAACTCTCAGGTGTATAAGAGACGTCTGGAATAAACGAATGTAGGACTTTAGGgtccttcaaatctcaacttgacgTCAGGGTGGACGAGCTTGTTGATCTTGATAGCCAGTCCCTGTTACAATTCTTTTAATGTTCTAACTCAGGAACTAATTGTTtggaaagttggagcatttttagtTTCTGCTTACCTCATTAAATAGAGTGAGCACACACCGTGCTTGAAACATTTGTGcaacagtgagtcatattcaaaaataacacaaatgacaGTTAAAATTGGATTCTATTAGCAGATTACATAAAAGCCACTGGTTTTGAATGACATTATTAAATCACAACATTCAAAACCCTGTATCAGTAGACAAATTTGAATGTTGTGGAAGGTGGTCTCTATTCTGTATTTATATAGTTACACAAACAAACTACTAAGGTGATAGGTGAGTGCCCTCCATGTGGCAAGTCACATTAAAAATCTGTATGgctatattttcattggaattctATTAAGTGTGTATGCTTTACTActtttctctaaaaaaaaaaaaaaaacctttattgtaACCATTATTTAATCAGTACCACTTCTGTAACAACTACAGCCACCTACTAATTTTAGGTTTCTGGGGGGAAAAACACTAAAGTTCTCATGCTACCTAGGCTTCTTCCCACATGCACTCAGAGGACCCTCAAATTTCACCATCATAACTCTAACTCCTGCCATGCTGTGTGTTAATATACTGAAAGGTTACTCGAGAAAGGCATTCAAGGAAGAATTAGCTTCATCCCTGGGCCAAGCGATTGAATTCAGGTGTTGTTTTCTTTATATCCTGGATCAGCTGTGTACTTTTGAAGGATTCTGAACCTGACAAATCATTAATTTGCACATCAAAGGCATCTTTCATTGTAACTGACACTTTGATGTTATGTGATTCAATTTCTTCAAAGCCAGAAACCAAAATccacaaataatattttaaatcaattgtTAGTTGTTGTGTGAAcaccagagtgtgtgtgtgtgcactggaataagcaggttcatAAAAGTAACAAGTCTTAATCATGCTAGCAAGTCTAGGACAGATTAATGTACAGTTACAACAACAACAGGGTTGATTTACTAAAGATTCTTTAAGGCCTACGGAGAGGCTTTCATTTCCCTGACACTCTTGCGATTAAACAAGCAAGTTTGGTCATTTTTAACTTATGGTTAATTGTTCTCAATTGTGGTGTGACATAATTTTGCCCAGACACTTGCTTTGACCAATTATGCTGTATTCTTTTTGCAATGCCCCCCCTTCACCAGTTCAGTGCCAGTGGTGTAGCTGTACAAATGCTTttcccagttaaaaaaaaaaaggtgcaattTCAAAGTATGtttatgaaaaacaacaaaaaaaaaaattcaaataattgtGCCCAAGTTCTAGAAGAATACCACTTCTCTGATTAGTTGCTGTTTTTAAGCAATGGACGTGGCATGAGTGATGCTGAAAGCTAAGCATGTATGTGGATGGGAGacaatctaggaaaagcttgggttactgctggaagaaGTGCTGGTGTGACCATCGAGGGGGCATACCCTTtggtctgaatgtgaatccaAATGCCCTAGTGCTGTGACGAGGacactgtgcagtaaaaatggtgctgtcctttggatgagatgtaaaactgagatcctgactctctgttgTCATAAAAGATCCCCGGACCTCCTTCATAAAGAGCGGGGTGTATACTGATGTCCAGGCCAaactgccctccatggcctagtcattctggctccctaagCAGCCATTGAGAGACAGGGGATACCTCTCTTACCACTTTCaccaccacctaacagctcaagTGTGGTGtccatactggtgcaaaaatggctgccatcatgtCATCAAAgtagatgctgcacattagtggtggttgaagtagctcCCCAGTCACtattgaaaaaaatcactttgagtagagagaaaaatgctatgtaaatgtaaagaattcttgtcattattacaattattaaagaCAAGACTAGAGAAATCATGAATAACCTTAAAACTTGTGTCTACTGTTAAAagtggaaaacaacaaaaaatgtgcgctttgcactgtgctgtgtgtcTACAggcttagaaaagaaaaaaacaaaaatacacaaatgggTGAAGAACCCATCCGAGCCAAGTATCGCTTTCAGGGAGCCAGAAACCAGGAATAGAACGAGAGAAGTGTGTAGAATACCTGGACGTCATCTCAACAGCAGGAGCATCTCACTTAAATGGAAACGTGCATTGACAAAACATTCTAGACATGCACTTATTTAATGCACGCTTATGTCTGGAGGAAGTTTCACCATTTCTGAAGGATTATATGCAGTAGGGTTTAAGGcttttatttcaaatttgaaCCTATCACCATACTGGCTACAACTTTAAGggactggacttttttttttttttcttgcttttttgggGAGAGATTGCCAAATACAGTTTTAGTTGAAGTAGTGTCTGGGGCAAAATGTCATTGTATCACCAATGGGGACCACCCAAGATTAAATTTGTACCACCCAATTTAACATGTGCTGGAGAGGATACTGATGGCCTcaacttgtttaattttgtgaCAGCATGCTGAATGCGTCACCCCAATTGTAAAATGGTCTTACTGCCACTGGACAGCTGCATATAATATTAATACACCTTATCGCACTAATCAATTTACAGATTTGTAATCAGTTGTATAGACATTAAGGCTGAAGCAGGAGTCTGGTTTCGAAAAAGCAGTGGCCCACCTCTTCCAAGTCCACTGAGCATGCAAACTATAAACAAAGTAATGCCAAGTATTCTAAGTCAATCCCACCTTCCTGAATTACTGTCTAAATGAAATTGGCTATTACGTTTTGTAATCTACAAATTCTAACTCacttagtgttttgttttctgagcattgatgatcaattttgtacacTTGTCcagttacatttgttttaaaaatggtccccagactgatgttttatTCAAAGGGGGTCAACATAATGGAGTAAATTGTCTACTAAGCAAATAAACGTGAATGTAATTGTCTAGGAGGGCACATGCACCCAGGATTACCACTCACTGTACCCTTCCACTGTGCGCACAGCACACCAGTAGATCATAACTGCTCCAAATAGGCACACTCGTCAGAGCCGCAAAGCTACTGTGTGTCAGTTATCTGTAGCAAAGAAGAAACCTCCATTTACGTACTTTCATCATCACTATCAGCCGAATCCTcctacaaaagaaaaagaaaaaacaagattaaagaagAAAACTCTTTAGCCCAAACCAAAGAAACGCCAACATATATATTCTGGAACTTTAACAGAGTGCCAAGTGCTGCCAGATCTACAAgcaacccaatttcttaattagtttTCAAAGCGGCCAGCTCACAATGCTGCCTCAGTGGTACCGGAAAAATACTCTGTGGCTCCATGTAGGTTTCAGAGGTGCACCAGGACACATGCTGCTCAGCAAAATGGTTCATCGGTGAGGAGAAGACACTGGATTAATCAACTTGAATTCTAGGATTCAGTgcacagacagaaaaacaaaaccaccTCGTTTAAGGTGATAAGGAGGAAAAGCCTCTCAAAGGCAACTTCGAACATCTACCCTATTTCAATGAAAAATATCTATAAATATTAGACAGTGCAAAGTGGAGCAAATATTAATAATGTACTAAGTGGTAAATGCAAAAACTAGTCACACATGGAGTATGGTGCAGGAAAAGCGTTCTGCCGGACCTTCAGGGCTTAAGAAATTCCTGGCAGCACCTTGTTTTAGATTTACAGATCATCAGTTCATCTTCGCAGTTTATTCACTATACTGAATTTAAAGGAGTGGCAGGCATGAACACCAAAATGCTAACTCATTCTTGAAAAGTGACTCCTAATTTGTCACTATGAGTTAATAGTAACCGGGAGTATGTGGCGAGGTGCTTAGATtagcaattttctacactgtggtatgctgggctgggaatatcacttcaagagaaggcccaccaaatcaacaaactgacTGAAAGAgctggctcagttatgggatgcactctggacctccCAGAGGTCTTAGCAAAACGgactatgaacaatgctgcacaccctcTCTCTGACATAATAACATCGAGGACTTTCAGTCAGTGACTCATTCAGCAGAggtgtgtgaagaaacacaacttgggctccttcataccaacaggaAACACGCCTGTATAGATTCTCACTGGGATTGGGAACACCAGGGCAAtagtttgatttctttttagtcattctggtatgtgttcagactatagtgtgtttgtgtgtatacatgtacagtgatccctcgctatatcatgcttcgacttttgcggcttcactctatcgcgatttttttctcatacacgcttacgtcactacgcatgcgctttctgagaacgtttatctaagccctacgatggctcgtAACCGtcctgctttttctaagccttctgacaataaaactaagcgccggaggaagatgcttactatccaggagaaggtgaaactcttggatatgatcaaagatggcaataccctacaaaagcctccttaCGCAAacgaaaagacagcgccagcaactgcctatcaagatgttcttcagcggcacacccagacacccactgcctactcttagtactccttcagcggaagaagacaacaacgcacctgctgaagatactgcaccacctctgaagactctcctactgaggttgtgccttcataggttagtggttgtgtgtaagaactgtgtgtgtttgtgtgcaattaaatgtacagtacaataatctactatattaaagcgttcgggattgtccttccatcccgtgagtgcaaagcgtagcgatattccgcttattacagacttactacttgcggcttgaggtacgaagtgatGCGATGTGAGcggagttctggtgctctcatcgttcccttgcttttgtgcgcgatgtgctggaaaaatagacaaaatgtcgtctctggaaataattaatgttgatagagtacaaatgcctcaccgcgtagtaaatatcaggggagatggtacttgcttattctcatctatagcttatttagtgcatgaaactccgtctttagcggtacagattcgggctgacattgtacgactttggacaggcacttgaggggataaaaaaaaaaacttaggttttcaggagatgttaagaatgggcactttgatgttctcattccctacacttacatgcctgatgtacacatggagctcacaaaaattgaggagaaaagtcggtcgccttaaaaggcgagtgcgcctagtaatatgatatttgtaacgtctaatatgtcttattttctcttatttcgtataatatattgggtaatacgagtgtaatggtgactaaagggtgttatttcatatctagagggctctaataatgttaaaaaacatatttagaaggtcgtaaacaggttttctatactctaactgcgaaaatattcgatttataaataaagaatcctacttcgcgaaaattcatttatcacggtggagtctggaacggattaactgtgataaacgagggttcactgtatatatatatatatatatatatatatatatatatatatatatatatatatatacacatttgtttaatcagcttctgtaaaaagctgaatttccccctgggaacaaATGAAGTTCAACCGAAAGAGTTCATGACAATTGACTCCCAGGACTGCTTTTGAGCACTATTCTTCCTTTCTGGTTTACTACACCTCACCAAAAGCGTTTTATGTTACAATACATACAATGTGCAGACAATCTGCTACACCCACCCACTTCGTAAGActcaaaaagagaaaatgtgaacaaaatcTTTAGCACAAACACAATGCGCTCTCTTACAGGTTAGAGGGCACAGCACAGCAGTGCCAAATATCCTGGACAATTCTTACGAAAAATGTTTGTCATACTGGTTTTAAAGATTTGACTTTaggaggaaaggaaaagaaaagatttgTGTTTATCCAAATAATTATAATCAAAAACATGCTGTGCACGCTATGGATAAGCCCTGAATATTACTTGACCTATTGGAAGGACTGGGCCCCAAGCCCAGTAAACATATTAACAATTAAAAGATTCAATACTTACTTCATCTGCTCCATCGACCTCCGGCAAGTCATCTTCACCTCCCATGTTGTTCATCATCTGTCAAAATATTGAAGGAGGCATGAGAAAATGGTGGCATGAGTCATGAAGTCTACCGTTTTACTTGCAGACATGTGTGCAAACACCCCTTCCATATGGGTGGGAGCAAAGGGAGAATGAGGCAAAACAAGCAAGGTGGTGGTGTCCAGTCCTAGTCTTGAGAGATCCCTGTGGCCACATGTTTTTCACAGCAATCGTACTTTAGCAGCCTTAGTGGCAGTATGCACAAGTGACataggacaccacaaagttggtcagcacagactTTTAAAAACTTGACAACTAACTACATGGGGTCACGTGGCATTTCCTGTGTGTACCCTTCTCAGTGGTCCCCTCACCCAGCCATCAGTTAGAAACATCCCATTCTGATGGCCAGAGGTggactgtggtatagcgggtccacagctcagatcaaaaaggccagtttttatgTAAGTAATCGCCGCATTTGCAGCTTAAAGAGGGGGCTGGAGCGGTTTCTGGATGTTGCGTGAGGCAGCCGTTTCCTTGCTTATGTGCACAGGTAAGGAATCGTCTGCATCTGcaattgatgctgggagctgctaatcgccacacctgagtcATGTCCCAGTAATAAACAGGAGAAGCATGAGGCGGAAAGGGAAGAGGAGAGAACGGTAAAAGacagaagaagaacaaaagaCTTGGAGAGCGAGAGAGCAGAATTGGGATAGTACAATAGAGTGGACGAGTCTGCCAGCTGAGGAAAAGGAAGGTCAGTGCGGTCAGGCGTCCTGGATAAAGCGAGTGATAGGCGCTCAAGGGGACGGATCGTGCCCACCGAGTAGGTACAATCAAGGAGGAGGAGTCTGCCCTAGGAATCTGAGGGACGACTACTTGTgcgagaaggaagacgggaggacaactGACCCTGAGCAGTCTAGCAGACTCCAGCAGAGGCAGCTAAGACGGGGGGGATAAAGAGAGGACCACAGCGCCTGAAGTCTCGTTGGCCGAGCAAACCTTGAGTGAGCTGAAGAGGCTGGGAAGGAGCTGGGTCTGGCTGGTGTAGCCCCTAGGActgctgcaggctttcattctcaTGTTATTGCCTTGTTTTAAccttttgggatttttttatctgtttattggattatttacttAATGAACATTTGACTGCACTGCACTAATTATTTGGTCAccgtgtgtttttgtttttaattatatcaCTTTGGGACTTTTTTGcgccatccccttgcttcgttgtttCTTCACTGTCCAGCTTATACGGTGacattattgacggtgttgggttcaagagctccaaAACTGGAGATGGGAgcctggagcagaacccacattgtcacacgGACTCATCACTGGCTATACTAGTTAAAGTGGAAGGAGTTGCTGAtgcagtagggatggtgtggcaGCCCTGGTCATTAAAAGGACGAGACGGAGTGGAAGGAGGGACACATCAGTTAAAACACTGCTTCAGGGTGCTGACATACAAGCTCTCCATTGCTCAAGTCCTGTGGTCCTATCCATTCTATTCCAGACATCCTTCAGGTTATTCTGAGTGAGCTCTGCGAGATTCCTTCCCTTcactctgctttttcttcagcactctgtACACCCTTTAGAGCCTCTCTTGTCAccgtcattattaggatacaagaGACCAAAACTAACCAAAGGTGTTCATACCTgtgcacgtactttacgtaaatctggaggaatccaccaggtggcagtgcgagatataatcacggtgagaacatggtcggcttctctgtgttgtgatttgtattgcctagaacacctattaaattctgatgacaccttaccgcaatatctctgaaaaggatgtttattgattaaatccatcaatccagggatgtgtccattttaGCTAGCATTGGACACGAggtagaaacaatccctggacgaggcatcagctcattgcaaggtgaatacaagcacacacatacactcgcgtcattttagcggcaccaaatccccaaatctgcatatcactggaaggaaaccggagcacagtgtggaatacaagcaggaaataccagcaacataactccctgcgagacagcagtgctatcgctccaccaccgtgacacccccatgtgtgtaattaacagtattcattatttaaacgaaattatatgtaaaatgtaacatacacactttaatgcatttcatcatgaacatgatatcaagtataaatgtaaagattctaaatgtgcagagagttggactatcatacatttaatttgttctgtgtggcgatctattgctgctttccgctgctgtcaggtccaagaagctcgtagcgattaaaaactgggatgacgtttacgacggtctgcattaatgataaagtaaactacgaggttaaagtggacatgtcgagattaaagccgaaatttccactttaatcacaaaatacacgttttcaccgtgtcctttatttttttctcagtggttcaaatatgacgctatacattatgttgctgttgttaagttgcaaaaataaaaaagacgacacaaaagatggtatgtgagacttttaaaatgtatcgtgtcattacgttcgggaactatctacatgtgacagaaagcctctatccCAATCCTACAGGagggatgcttcgatgtggtgaagcaaaatgccgacatacagatgcattcgtgatacatggtgcttttatattcaagcgttgcatatacccgatcataatgacacgatacattttaaaagtctcgcataccatcttttgtgccgttttttgcaacttcacatcggcaacataatgtatagcgctgtatttgagccactgagaaaaaataaagacacggtgaaaacgtattttagattaaagtggaaatttcggctttaatctcgaaatgtccactttagcgttgtagtttactttattattaaagcagaccatcgtaaacgtcatcccagtttttaatcgctacaagcttcttggacctgacagcaggtaaagtaaaaaaataaaaaatagacggcacaaaagatggtgagacttttaaaatgtatcgtgttattatgatcgggaatatgcgacgcttgaatataaaagcaccacaaatgcatctgtatgtcggcattttgcttcaccactttgaaccattcatcaaacagcaaagcgcgcacatctgTCCCCGAAgaatctccatagaggcttgctgtcacatgtagatagtaaacagagactctgacgtcacgttccgacttttagcacactgcgccctcCGACTTTttcctggtactgcaacttgcgcatgcgtcgcgttaatttctgtgGACCTGCTCAGAGGTATAAATAAATCGGCCCTAAGAATACAGGAGGAAGCAAAAATTTGGATGGTTCACAGGGTTAAAATGAAAGCATCTTACAATTTCAGTGAACAGAGAACTTGCTTTCTGCTGAGAGTCTGTTAAGCACATCACTCAGAGCAGTAACTAAGCAAGGGTGCAATCCGAGCTATTACATCGGTATGATGCTGTACCCCTTAGACCTGCTTACTGATTTACCTCTGAGAAGCGATCAAAACTGGATAATTCTTCATCCGAATCATCTTCCCAGTCCTTCCAGTTATTGAAGTCAACACTGAGCCAGTTCATCTGCAAAGAACACACACAGGTAGCAACAAGGGCACTTTACAACTCACATGACTCAACAGCAAAGCCAACAAGTCCACTGCAGGTAAGATGGCCACATAAGTTGGCACAGTAGGTCACATGGGAGCTCTACATAAACACAGACACTCTTAAAGACAATAATTACAAGACTGCTGTATGGATCGTCTTTAAGCAGCTCCAGCACTAACTGTCCCAAAACTTGTATTGTAGGAAGGGTACGCACCTTTGCTTTATCTTTTGATAATCTTGGCCATGGTTTCCCAGATTCAGCTTTTCGTAAACAACACAAAACAGATCTATCTGTACGTTTGTGCTTAGATTCCTggaaagcaaaaatgaaagattaGAGAGTTAAAGGTTTTGTACAAAGGCATACAACAATCTGTTCCCAAATATGAAAATCTGCATTAACTTACATTTGGGTCAATTccatcaaagagttcaatttcATTTTGATGTGATATACTATCTACTCCACCAAaacaacta
This genomic interval carries:
- the LOC120524816 gene encoding prostaglandin E synthase 3-like → MHPATAKWYDRRDYVFIEFCVEDSKEVKVNFEKSKLSFSCFGGVDSISHQNEIELFDGIDPNESKHKRTDRSVLCCLRKAESGKPWPRLSKDKAKMNWLSVDFNNWKDWEDDSDEELSSFDRFSEMMNNMGGEDDLPEVDGADEEDSADSDDEKMPDLE